One Spinacia oleracea cultivar Varoflay chromosome 4, BTI_SOV_V1, whole genome shotgun sequence DNA segment encodes these proteins:
- the LOC130471780 gene encoding uncharacterized protein, giving the protein MECQKQKLTPYQSYLEKLSEQVEELRYTCLPREENQFADALEKLASMINIPNGMAKMPLTIEMRQEAAYVHHIDDVEPDKDEPWFTYIQRYQQKSEYPLHLSSKSQRALRLQSSNFVLDGGIQYKRSSNGPNL; this is encoded by the coding sequence atggaatgTCAGAAGCAAAAGCTTaccccataccagtcctatctcgagAAGCTGTCTGAacaagtagaagagcttcgtTACACAtgcctcccaagagaggagaatcaattcgccgacgcACTGGAAAAGCTggcatcaatgatcaacattccaaatggcatggctaAAATGCCCCTTACAATTGAAatgcgtcaagaagcagcatatgtccatcaTATTGACGATGTCGAGCCTGACAAAGATGAGCCATGGTTTACATACATCCAAAGGTATCAACAAAAATCTGAGTACCCACTGCATCTTTCAAGCAAAAGTCAAAGGGCTTTACGCCTACAATCATCCAACTTCGTCCTAGATGGCGGCATTCAATACAAGAGGTCCTCTAATGGCCCCAATCtctga